The Phycisphaerae bacterium genome contains the following window.
CATATTACCCAGCACGACCTGGAGACACTCTTCGGGCCCGGGGCCAGGCTCACCGTCTTCCGCCCCCTGTACCAGGACGGCTATTTCGCCAGCGAACAGATGGTCACCATCATTGGACCCCGGCACCGAACCATCACCAACCTGCGAATCCTCGGCCCCTGCCGGCCGGAAAACCAGATCGAGCTCGCCTTCACCGACGGCGTGGCCATGGGCATCGACCTGCCGGTGAGAATGAGCGGCAATGTCAAGGATACGCCAGGCTGCATCGTGCTCGGCCCCAAAGGCTATATCGAGATGAAGGAAGGTGTGATCCGGGCAATGCGGCATGTGCATCTGAACCCGGACGAGGCCGCTTACTACAACGTCAGGGACGGCGACATGATGAAGCTCCACGTCGAAGGCGACTGCGGCATGACTATTGAGGGCGTGATCGCCCGTATCGCCAAGGGACTCAAGCTCGAAGTCCATCTGGATACCGACGAGGGCAACGCCTGCAATCTGACGGGCGCGAAGCGGGTGGAACTTGTCAAGTGACGAGCGACCAGGACAACACTGAGCTGAGAGTGCCGAATGAGACAGCCCACTCGCCTCTCCTCAACACAAGGACGAGAAGAGTGGCGGATCGCTGATAGCTTCTTCTTTTCAGGAGTGCCGATCGATGGCAACACTTGAGGCGTTGGGAATGATCGAGACCAAGGGCCTGGTCACGCTGATCGAGGCGTCCGATGCGATGCTGAAGTCGGCAAACGTCCGGCTCATCGGGTACGAGAAGGTCGGCCGCGGCTATGTGACCGCCTACGTGAAGGGCGATGTGGCCGCCGTCAAGCAGGCCACCGACGCCGGTTCGGCGGCCGCCAGTAAGGTCGGCGAGGTCATCAGCGTGCACGTGATTCCACGGCCGCACGACGACCTCGCCAACATGCTGCCCGGCGGCGCCGGCAAGAAGGTGGGTAAGTAACAGCCTTCCGCCAAAACACGGCGGGAGTCGAAACCAGGTGACATTCGCCGGCCACGGCGGCCCGTTGCGGCCCCGCGGGTTCGGCGGGATGAGTTTGGAGTAATGCAATGAGCGATGCATTGGGATTTGTGGAAACCATGGGCTTCACCGGCTTGGTCGAGGCGACGGATGCCATGTGCAAGGCGGCAAACGTCGAACTGGTCAAGAGCGTCCAGATCGGCGGCGGCATGGTCACAACCATCGTGCGCGGTGACGTCGGCAGCGTGAAGGCCGCCGTCGACTCCGGCGCCGAGGCCGCCAACCGCGTCGGCGAACTGGTCAGCGCCCACGTGATCGCCCGGCCCCACGAAGGCCTGGCCGGCGTGTTCTTCTGATCGCCAGCTTGGCTGCAGACCAAAACGGTGTGGCATCCACACAACACAGACCAGACACCCGTGCCCCACGGCACCGTCAGAGGATGAAGCAGACGAGGACCTGATCGCATGTTCGTGTTGGTGGCCAATATCGGCAGCACGTCGTTCAAGTTCCGCTTGTTCGACATGACCGGCGAGCGAGAGCTCGCCCGCGGAGGCGTCGAACGCATCGGGAGCGACAATGCCTCGGTCAAGGTCGGTCCGCAATCCTGGACCGGCCGGGTGGCCGATCACGGCGAAGCCATCGACCGCTGCCTGAAAATGCTGCCGGATCCGGATGTCAGACCCGACGCCATCGGCTTCAAGGCGGTACTGGGCGGGCCGATCTCCGGCGCCGTCCGGGTCGACCCCATGGTCATCCAGACCATGGCCGACTTCGCCGACATCGCCCCAGCCCACAACCCACCCTACGTCGCCGCG
Protein-coding sequences here:
- a CDS encoding BMC domain-containing protein, which codes for MATLEALGMIETKGLVTLIEASDAMLKSANVRLIGYEKVGRGYVTAYVKGDVAAVKQATDAGSAAASKVGEVISVHVIPRPHDDLANMLPGGAGKKVGK
- a CDS encoding BMC domain-containing protein gives rise to the protein MSDALGFVETMGFTGLVEATDAMCKAANVELVKSVQIGGGMVTTIVRGDVGSVKAAVDSGAEAANRVGELVSAHVIARPHEGLAGVFF
- the pduL gene encoding phosphate propanoyltransferase; translated protein: MSLITQARGMDRAAVEQVVREVVRQRLGRLGPAASLSRAPAGARPELRVNISARHMHITQHDLETLFGPGARLTVFRPLYQDGYFASEQMVTIIGPRHRTITNLRILGPCRPENQIELAFTDGVAMGIDLPVRMSGNVKDTPGCIVLGPKGYIEMKEGVIRAMRHVHLNPDEAAYYNVRDGDMMKLHVEGDCGMTIEGVIARIAKGLKLEVHLDTDEGNACNLTGAKRVELVK